From the genome of Gracilibacillus salitolerans, one region includes:
- the xerC gene encoding tyrosine recombinase XerC yields MNFFKYWLAYLDYLQIEKNASKLTIQSYEKDIANFFEFLTSENLQSLNDVDYSIIRTYLTTLYDKDLSKRSINRHISTLRSFYKFLLREQMVLENPFVHLHLPKTAHTIPDFVYQEEMKMLLESIDQSTMLGKRNIAILEVLYGTGVRVSECVQLTLDRIDFDLQTILVTGKGNKERYVPFGDYANQALQLYIKESRPLLITEKSQPQNFLFLNARGNPLTARGIRLIINKLVEEAAITLHIHPHKLRHSFATHLLDNGADLRAVQELLGHSHLSSTQIYTHVTKDRLRNVYKTAHPRAKR; encoded by the coding sequence ATGAACTTTTTTAAATATTGGCTAGCATATTTAGATTACTTACAAATTGAAAAAAATGCATCCAAACTAACCATTCAATCATATGAAAAGGATATTGCTAATTTTTTTGAATTTTTAACATCTGAAAATCTTCAGTCTTTAAATGATGTAGATTACAGTATTATTCGAACTTACTTAACAACCCTATATGATAAAGATTTATCCAAAAGGTCGATTAATCGCCACATATCTACATTAAGATCATTTTACAAGTTTCTGCTGAGAGAACAAATGGTATTAGAGAATCCCTTTGTTCATTTACATTTACCTAAAACAGCTCATACCATCCCTGATTTTGTCTATCAAGAAGAAATGAAAATGCTTTTGGAATCGATTGATCAAAGTACTATGCTTGGCAAACGAAATATTGCTATATTGGAAGTTTTATATGGTACTGGAGTTCGTGTTAGTGAATGTGTTCAACTGACATTAGACAGAATTGATTTTGACCTTCAAACCATCTTAGTGACAGGAAAAGGCAACAAGGAAAGGTATGTTCCTTTTGGTGATTACGCTAATCAGGCTTTACAACTTTATATTAAGGAAAGTCGACCATTATTAATTACTGAAAAAAGCCAACCGCAAAACTTTTTATTTCTTAATGCAAGAGGGAACCCGTTGACAGCAAGAGGGATAAGATTAATCATTAACAAATTGGTAGAAGAAGCAGCAATAACGTTACATATTCATCCGCATAAATTACGACATAGCTTTGCTACGCATTTGCTGGATAACGGAGCAGATTTAAGAGCAGTGCAAGAATTACTTGGGCATTCTCATTTATCGTCCACTCAAATTTATACACATGTTACAAAAGATCGATTAAGAAATGTTTATAAAACAGCTCATCCGAGAGCGAAACGATAG
- the hslV gene encoding ATP-dependent protease subunit HslV, translated as MDTFHATTIFAIQHNGKSAMCGDGQVTFGNQVVMKHTAKKVRRLFRDQVLAGFAGSVADAFTLFESFETKLETFDGNLSRAAVELAKDWRSDKYLRKLEAMLIVMDKKEILLVSGTGEVIEPDDGILAIGSGGHYALSAGRALKKHASDMEAKEIAKASLEIAGEICVFTNNQLVLEELE; from the coding sequence ATGGACACATTTCATGCGACCACCATATTTGCCATCCAGCACAATGGAAAATCTGCAATGTGTGGCGACGGACAGGTGACATTTGGAAATCAAGTGGTGATGAAACATACAGCAAAAAAAGTAAGAAGGCTATTTCGTGATCAAGTTTTAGCAGGTTTTGCAGGTTCAGTAGCAGATGCATTTACTCTCTTTGAAAGTTTTGAAACAAAGCTTGAAACTTTTGATGGAAACTTATCAAGAGCTGCTGTTGAGCTAGCAAAAGACTGGCGGAGTGATAAATATTTGCGTAAGCTGGAAGCGATGTTAATCGTAATGGATAAAAAAGAAATATTATTAGTGTCAGGAACTGGTGAAGTGATAGAGCCTGATGATGGTATTCTTGCAATCGGTTCGGGTGGTCACTATGCCTTAAGTGCAGGAAGAGCATTAAAAAAACATGCTTCAGATATGGAAGCGAAAGAAATTGCAAAAGCATCTCTTGAAATTGCAGGGGAAATTTGTGTTTTCACAAATAACCAGCTAGTTTTAGAAGAACTCGAATAA
- the hslU gene encoding HslU--HslV peptidase ATPase subunit gives MLVSINLTPKQIVERLNEYIIGQEDAKKAVAVALRNRYRRMQLPEDLKNEIVPKNILMIGPTGVGKTEVARRLAKLVGAPFIKVEATKYTEVGYVGRDVESMVRDLVETAVRMVKEEAMEGVQEKAAKLANKRLVEILVPAKKKTTSTKNPFDIFLNPNQQQSNEEDTNDSQEKEDIKQQRQQTKKLLELGELEDRTVTIDVEEQAPNMFDMLQGSGMEQMGMNMQDAFGQLFPKKKKKRSLTVKDARKVLTHQEAQKLIDMDDVKQQAIEKAEQTGIIFIDEMDKIAVKQEQSANVSREGVQRDILPIVEGSSIVTKYGSVKTDHMLFIAAGAFHMAKPSDLIPELQGRFPIRVEFEKLTVADFKRILSEPSNALLKQYKALLETEGITISYTEEAINRLAEIAFEVNQDTDNIGARRLHTILEKLLEELSFEASDIGIGNIEITENYVNEKLKTIATNKDLSQFIL, from the coding sequence ATGCTCGTGTCTATCAATTTAACGCCAAAACAAATTGTTGAAAGATTAAATGAGTACATAATTGGACAAGAGGATGCCAAAAAAGCGGTGGCAGTTGCTTTAAGAAATCGTTACCGAAGAATGCAATTACCTGAAGATCTAAAAAACGAGATCGTTCCTAAAAATATATTAATGATAGGTCCAACTGGTGTTGGTAAAACAGAAGTAGCCAGACGATTAGCTAAATTAGTTGGTGCTCCTTTTATAAAAGTGGAAGCTACCAAGTATACAGAAGTAGGCTACGTAGGCCGCGATGTGGAATCAATGGTTCGTGACTTAGTGGAAACAGCGGTAAGAATGGTTAAAGAAGAAGCGATGGAAGGTGTACAAGAAAAAGCAGCGAAATTAGCCAATAAGCGACTAGTAGAAATTCTGGTACCTGCTAAAAAGAAAACTACTTCGACAAAAAATCCATTCGATATTTTCTTAAACCCTAATCAACAGCAAAGCAATGAAGAAGATACGAATGATTCACAAGAAAAAGAAGATATTAAACAACAAAGACAACAAACTAAAAAATTATTAGAACTTGGTGAATTAGAAGATCGTACTGTAACCATCGATGTTGAGGAACAAGCGCCGAATATGTTTGACATGTTACAAGGTTCGGGAATGGAACAAATGGGAATGAATATGCAAGATGCATTTGGACAGCTATTTCCCAAAAAGAAAAAGAAACGAAGCTTAACAGTAAAAGATGCTAGAAAAGTTTTAACACATCAGGAAGCTCAAAAGCTGATTGATATGGATGATGTGAAGCAACAAGCAATTGAAAAAGCAGAGCAAACGGGAATTATTTTTATAGACGAAATGGATAAGATTGCTGTAAAACAAGAACAATCGGCAAATGTATCACGAGAGGGTGTACAGCGTGATATATTACCGATTGTAGAAGGGTCTTCGATAGTTACGAAATATGGTTCAGTTAAGACAGACCATATGTTATTTATAGCTGCAGGAGCTTTTCATATGGCGAAGCCTTCTGATCTTATTCCAGAGTTGCAAGGACGTTTTCCAATCCGTGTCGAATTTGAAAAACTAACAGTGGCAGATTTCAAACGAATTCTTTCAGAGCCCTCTAATGCACTATTAAAGCAATATAAAGCATTGTTAGAAACAGAAGGAATAACCATTTCATATACGGAGGAAGCAATTAATCGTTTAGCAGAAATAGCTTTTGAAGTAAATCAAGATACGGATAATATTGGGGCAAGAAGATTACACACTATTTTGGAAAAATTATTGGAAGAATTATCTTTTGAGGCGTCTGATATCGGGATTGGAAATATTGAAATAACAGAAAACTATGTGAATGAAAAGTTAAAAACAATTGCAACGAACAAAGATTTAAGTCAATTTATTTTATAA
- the codY gene encoding GTP-sensing pleiotropic transcriptional regulator CodY, with protein sequence MQLLEKTREINAMLQKTKGKSVDFSDMSKTLRDVIGANIFIVSRKGKLLGFAINQQIENERMKKMLEERQFPETYTDNLFNISTTTTNIDIDSEYTAFPVENRELFKHGLTTIVPIIGGGQRLGTLILSRLSDSFDDSDLVLAEYGATVVGMEILHEKTEEIEEEARSKAVVQMAISSLSYSELEAIEHIFEELDGNEGLLVASKIADRVGITRSVIVNALRKLESAGVIESRSLGMKGTYIKVLNDKFLNELKHHHI encoded by the coding sequence ATGCAATTATTAGAAAAAACAAGGGAAATTAATGCCATGCTCCAAAAAACGAAGGGTAAATCAGTTGATTTCTCAGATATGTCAAAGACGTTAAGAGATGTGATCGGAGCAAATATATTTATTGTTAGTCGAAAAGGTAAATTATTAGGATTTGCTATTAACCAACAGATTGAAAACGAGCGAATGAAAAAAATGCTGGAAGAAAGGCAATTTCCTGAAACATATACAGATAATTTATTTAATATTTCCACTACAACAACAAATATTGATATCGATAGCGAATATACGGCTTTTCCAGTAGAAAATCGTGAGTTGTTTAAGCATGGTTTAACAACTATTGTGCCCATCATTGGTGGTGGGCAGCGACTAGGGACACTTATATTAAGTCGCTTATCAGATAGTTTTGATGACAGTGATCTAGTGTTGGCAGAATATGGTGCGACCGTAGTTGGAATGGAAATTTTACATGAAAAAACGGAAGAAATCGAAGAAGAGGCTCGAAGTAAAGCAGTAGTACAAATGGCTATAAGCTCTTTATCATACAGTGAACTGGAAGCAATTGAACATATTTTTGAAGAGTTGGATGGAAATGAAGGATTACTAGTAGCAAGTAAAATAGCTGATCGGGTTGGAATTACTCGTTCTGTTATCGTAAATGCACTTAGAAAATTAGAAAGTGCTGGTGTCATTGAATCCAGATCATTAGGAATGAAAGGAACATATATCAAAGTATTAAACGACAAATTTTTAAATGAACTAAAACACCATCACATCTAA
- the flgB gene encoding flagellar basal body rod protein FlgB, which produces MSLFGGTIQTLENSLQYASVKNKTIAHNISNADTSNYKAKKVQFNDVLKNELSNQFQATRTNERHIPFSSDGSNINITTDRSTMYNHNGNNVDIDKEMTELAKNQIYYQGLVDRMNGKFNSLQSVIRGGS; this is translated from the coding sequence ATGTCTTTATTTGGAGGGACTATTCAGACTTTGGAAAATTCGCTTCAGTATGCTTCTGTAAAAAATAAAACGATAGCACATAATATATCAAATGCAGACACATCCAATTACAAAGCGAAAAAAGTTCAATTTAATGATGTATTGAAAAATGAATTATCAAATCAATTTCAAGCAACTAGAACCAATGAACGACATATTCCATTCTCATCTGATGGGTCGAATATAAATATTACAACAGACCGTAGTACAATGTACAACCATAACGGAAACAACGTGGATATCGATAAAGAAATGACAGAATTAGCGAAAAATCAAATTTACTATCAAGGATTAGTAGATCGTATGAATGGAAAGTTTAATAGCTTACAAAGTGTCATCAGAGGAGGTAGTTAA
- the flgC gene encoding flagellar basal body rod protein FlgC, which yields MSIFNAINTSGSGLTAQRLRMDTISSNIANADTTRATVNAEGEYEPYRRKMTVFSPKDQSFSSILSRTTQREESTGNGVKVSQISEDEEPFKLVYNPNHPDANEDGYVEMPNVDPLKEMVDMMSATRSYEANVTSLNASKTMLMKALEIGK from the coding sequence ATGTCGATATTTAATGCTATCAATACTAGCGGAAGTGGTTTGACCGCTCAACGTCTGAGAATGGATACGATCTCTTCCAATATTGCAAATGCAGATACAACAAGAGCGACAGTAAATGCAGAAGGAGAATATGAACCTTACCGGAGAAAGATGACGGTCTTCAGTCCTAAAGATCAAAGTTTTTCATCTATCCTCAGTCGAACTACTCAGAGAGAGGAAAGCACTGGAAATGGAGTCAAAGTATCACAGATCTCAGAAGACGAAGAACCGTTCAAGCTAGTTTATAATCCTAATCATCCAGATGCAAATGAGGATGGTTATGTAGAAATGCCTAATGTAGATCCATTAAAAGAAATGGTTGATATGATGAGTGCAACAAGGTCTTATGAAGCGAATGTTACCTCATTAAATGCTTCGAAAACAATGCTAATGAAAGCCTTGGAAATAGGCAAATAA
- the fliE gene encoding flagellar hook-basal body complex protein FliE, whose amino-acid sequence MNIYSLENMQPNSIQTINKKQTVGESQQQFADSFKQAIESMNKSQNESDQKTEALAKGEIDDLHDVMITAQKASITLQTGVEVQKKMVDAYNEVMRLQV is encoded by the coding sequence ATGAATATTTATTCGCTAGAAAATATGCAGCCAAATTCGATTCAAACCATAAATAAAAAGCAGACAGTAGGTGAATCTCAACAACAATTTGCCGATAGCTTTAAGCAAGCTATTGAAAGTATGAATAAATCACAGAACGAGTCAGATCAAAAAACAGAAGCACTTGCCAAGGGTGAAATTGATGACTTACACGATGTCATGATAACAGCACAAAAAGCAAGTATTACGCTGCAAACCGGTGTAGAGGTTCAGAAAAAAATGGTGGATGCATACAACGA